One Castanea sativa cultivar Marrone di Chiusa Pesio chromosome 4, ASM4071231v1 DNA window includes the following coding sequences:
- the LOC142631867 gene encoding LOB domain-containing protein 40-like: protein MRLSCNGCRILRKGCSDSCTIRPCLQWIKTPESQANATFFLAKFYGRAGLINLINAGPEHLRPAIFKSLLYEACGRIVNPIYGSTGLLWSGSWQLCQAAVEAVLKGLPITQVSSESAFKACDIRHVSKEEIQRPSDQLHKVKSRRSRFKKSSAASKLKPKVESVSDELAGDTWNVKKMSHEDELGTSENPSCGGGAEAETETDCVSAETVEASLAKSDERADGSDVELDLDLSLSLGNWDGVTCKVDVDLVAHA from the exons ATGCGTTTGAGTTGTAACGGTTGTCGAATCCTTCGCAAAGGCTGTAGCGATAGCTGCACCATTAGACCCTGCCTTCAATGGATCAAAACCCCTGAATCCCAAGCCAACGCCACTTTTTTCTTAGCCAAGTTCTATGGTCGAGCCGGCCTCATCAATCTCATCAATGCCGGCCCCGAACATCTTCGTCCAG CAATATTCAAGTCTTTGCTATATGAAGCTTGTGGGAGAATAGTCAACCCGATTTACGGTTCAACCGGGTTGCTATGGTCCGGGAGCTGGCAGCTCTGCCAAGCCGCCGTCGAAGCCGTTCTTAAAGGCTTGCCCATCACGCAAGTCTCTTCGGAGTCGGCTTTCAAGGCCTGCGATATACGCCACGTGTCCAAGGAGGAGATACAGAGACCGTCCGATCAGCTTCACAAGGTTAAATCTCGGAGGAGCCGGTTCAAGAAAAGCTCGGCTGCCTCGAAGCTTAAGCCGAAAGTGGAGTCTGTGAGTGACGAATTAGCTGGTGACACGTGGAACGTGAAGAAGATGAGTCATGAAGATGAGTTGGGGACGAGTGAGAATCCGAGTTGCGGTGGAGGAGCTGAGGCTGAGACTGAGACTGACTGTGTTTCGGCTGAGACTGTAGAGGCTTCGCTGGCTAAGTCTGATGAACGAGCCGATGGTAGTGACGTGGAGTTGGATTTGGATCTCAGTTTGAGCCTTGGGAATTGGGATGGGGTCACGTGTAAGGTGGACGTGGATCTTGTTGCACACGCTTGA